The following coding sequences lie in one Bifidobacterium sp. ESL0690 genomic window:
- a CDS encoding NAD(P)H-dependent oxidoreductase produces the protein MSNYVVVYCHPYEKSFNHAVLERILNALKNQGHASRLIDLYADGFNPVYDKEELRLFHTGGTHDPMVKKYLDMIRAADGIVFVTPVWWNSVPGMLKGFIDKVMKEGEGLSHTITSTGIRGELGNIQHTYVFTTSTSPTIYLRLMAGNGIKRLFVNCTLKQLGMRKRKWINFGGITGSSFERRQRYLDKVSATHFE, from the coding sequence ATGAGTAACTATGTCGTGGTGTATTGCCATCCGTATGAGAAAAGCTTCAACCACGCCGTCCTTGAACGTATCCTCAACGCATTGAAGAATCAGGGGCACGCATCTCGTCTCATTGATCTTTATGCCGATGGATTCAATCCCGTCTATGACAAAGAGGAATTGCGGCTCTTTCATACTGGCGGAACCCATGACCCGATGGTCAAAAAATATCTCGACATGATTCGTGCCGCTGACGGCATCGTATTCGTCACGCCAGTCTGGTGGAACTCCGTTCCGGGGATGCTCAAAGGTTTTATCGATAAGGTCATGAAAGAGGGTGAGGGGCTCAGCCACACTATTACTTCTACCGGTATCAGAGGTGAACTGGGGAATATCCAGCACACCTATGTCTTCACGACCTCCACTTCACCCACCATCTACCTAAGGCTTATGGCTGGTAACGGTATTAAACGGCTATTTGTCAACTGCACCCTCAAACAACTTGGCATGAGAAAACGTAAGTGGATCAATTTCGGCGGTATCACCGGTTCGTCTTTTGAACGTCGCCAAAGATATCTTGACAAAGTTTCAGCTACACACTTCGAATAG
- a CDS encoding UTP--glucose-1-phosphate uridylyltransferase: MHEAHMSDVAIAQFKRLYEEWQHNAASSWIREDAVEPLQDVPSFHDVYKTIDHDQAVHAFAKTAFLKLNGGLGTSMGLDKAKSLLPVRRHKARPMRFIDIIMGQVTTARQRLNVPLPLTMMNSFRTSKDTIEALEESKNFHQENVPLEIVQHQEPKIDLETGKPVDFPENPELEWCPPGHGDLFSTIWESGLLDILEDKGFEYLFISNSDNLGARPSRTLAQYFENTGAPFMVEVANRTYADRKGGHFVRDKKSGRLVLREMTQVNPDDREAAEDIERHPYFNTNSIWVRIDVLKEKLAQYNGVLPLPIIRNYKTVDPTDPNSAKVVQLETAMGAAIGLFDGAICVQVDRMRFLPVKTTDDLFIMRSDRFHLTDSYEMEDGNYIFPDVKLDPKYYRNIEDFNDRFPYAIPSLAAANSVTINGDWTFGHDVVFYGDAVLKDQGKPSYVPNGEFVGPQGIEPDEWLW, from the coding sequence ATGCACGAAGCGCATATGAGCGATGTGGCCATTGCACAATTCAAGAGACTTTACGAGGAATGGCAGCACAACGCCGCCAGCAGTTGGATTCGCGAAGACGCGGTTGAGCCGCTGCAGGATGTGCCTAGCTTCCACGATGTGTACAAAACCATCGACCACGATCAGGCGGTTCACGCCTTCGCCAAAACCGCATTCCTGAAGCTCAACGGCGGTCTCGGCACCTCGATGGGCTTGGACAAGGCGAAGTCGCTGCTTCCGGTCCGCCGCCACAAGGCACGCCCGATGCGTTTCATTGATATCATCATGGGACAGGTCACCACGGCCCGACAGCGCCTGAACGTTCCGCTGCCGTTGACCATGATGAATTCGTTCCGGACTTCCAAAGACACCATTGAGGCGCTCGAAGAAAGCAAGAATTTCCACCAGGAAAATGTTCCGCTTGAAATTGTGCAGCACCAGGAGCCCAAGATTGATCTTGAAACGGGCAAACCGGTAGACTTCCCGGAAAATCCGGAATTGGAATGGTGCCCGCCGGGGCATGGCGATTTGTTCTCCACCATCTGGGAATCCGGTCTGCTGGACATTCTGGAAGATAAGGGCTTCGAATACCTGTTCATATCCAATTCCGATAATCTCGGCGCGCGTCCTTCACGTACGCTTGCCCAATATTTCGAGAACACCGGTGCCCCGTTCATGGTCGAAGTCGCCAACCGCACCTATGCGGATCGCAAGGGCGGCCATTTTGTTCGCGACAAGAAATCCGGCCGTCTCGTCTTGCGCGAAATGACGCAGGTCAATCCAGACGATAGGGAAGCTGCGGAAGACATCGAGCGTCACCCTTATTTCAACACGAACAGCATCTGGGTGCGTATCGACGTGTTGAAGGAAAAGCTCGCACAGTACAACGGCGTTCTGCCGCTGCCGATCATCCGCAATTACAAGACCGTCGATCCCACCGATCCCAATTCCGCCAAAGTGGTACAGCTGGAAACCGCCATGGGTGCGGCAATCGGGCTTTTCGACGGCGCCATCTGCGTACAGGTCGATCGCATGCGCTTCCTGCCGGTCAAAACCACCGACGACCTCTTCATCATGCGTTCCGACAGGTTCCATCTCACGGATTCATACGAGATGGAGGACGGCAATTATATCTTCCCGGATGTGAAGCTCGACCCGAAGTATTACCGCAATATCGAGGATTTCAACGACCGTTTCCCGTATGCGATACCTTCGCTTGCGGCCGCCAATTCGGTGACCATCAACGGCGATTGGACGTTCGGCCACGATGTCGTCTTCTACGGCGATGCGGTTTTGAAAGATCAGGGCAAGCCGAGCTACGTGCCTAACGGCGAATTCGTGGGGCCACAAGGTATCGAGCCCGACGAATGGCTTTGGTGA
- a CDS encoding WYL domain-containing protein, with the protein MAEGSNGRRRFSDKWGKHELDVLAVLSSAFPQWLTSRQIAQRVKAYADSYGELADQAAKAAFAKQFQRDRAKLAAMGIAIESRQPEYSSKSEGQDFASYRLQLGDEPRVRLRFKQEDLPVLAAANYLARSMSISSSSAKHEEQHTSRTAPRVPQTPTPGLGLDSIAPGLGTQPIPDNLMKVVDQRRFAATIDVDGGHMNVAYTDSDDLAMFMLEHPGSSVVSPQEAVDAWNRRLNAATNFKLADESQGEIGETIVTPAISKTTANGDIDSENGKSHSKRNSSFQTGSEVDRRLRLMLFLSAHLGEEYSLEELAERFIGEPKTEDEKKKGVAVIRKDINTLTTVSDDGEMAGSQFFDIDWSLLDADGIVSATNSLGLERLAGISQQYLSMLTASVSYLAHSSLLPMEQREQAESLYVRLRQHVKPGETPWLSLTGYEVEPRSFSVVKRAISTDSLLDMEYTDGTGRTRRKLVAPSKIFADEGVYYVAVWTDVAKAAPKDEKKFVSKDTTINKATGQPRIWQVLRLSRIEKADLVQPTAQLDIPDVPVAELRKWSFDNGTPTVFITDKPDLPFIKTLPGATVERCGDGEKVHLTVSSDSWFVAFAIAHARHITAVAPEPLLTMIVARAHRELSLENNNQQDQA; encoded by the coding sequence ATGGCAGAAGGAAGCAACGGAAGGCGACGTTTTTCCGACAAGTGGGGTAAGCACGAATTGGATGTGCTTGCTGTCCTATCATCTGCGTTCCCACAATGGTTGACTTCACGGCAGATAGCGCAGCGGGTCAAGGCATACGCCGATTCCTACGGAGAGTTGGCCGATCAGGCCGCAAAGGCGGCGTTCGCCAAGCAGTTCCAGCGCGACCGCGCCAAGCTTGCGGCGATGGGCATCGCCATTGAATCGCGTCAGCCGGAATATTCTTCGAAGTCCGAGGGACAGGATTTCGCCTCCTACCGTCTGCAGCTTGGCGACGAGCCGAGGGTGCGCCTGCGCTTCAAGCAGGAGGACCTGCCGGTGCTGGCTGCAGCGAACTATCTGGCGCGCTCGATGTCGATTTCTTCGTCCTCAGCGAAACATGAGGAACAGCATACTTCTCGTACCGCTCCACGCGTGCCCCAGACGCCGACACCGGGACTTGGTCTTGATTCAATCGCTCCGGGGCTGGGCACCCAGCCGATTCCGGACAACCTGATGAAGGTGGTCGACCAGCGGCGGTTCGCCGCCACCATCGACGTGGACGGCGGGCATATGAACGTCGCCTACACCGATTCCGACGATCTGGCCATGTTCATGCTCGAGCATCCTGGTTCTTCCGTGGTCTCGCCGCAGGAGGCCGTGGACGCTTGGAACCGCAGGCTCAATGCCGCTACAAACTTCAAACTTGCCGACGAAAGCCAAGGTGAAATCGGGGAGACCATCGTCACCCCGGCAATCAGCAAAACCACAGCCAACGGCGATATCGATTCCGAAAACGGGAAGTCGCATTCCAAGCGCAACTCCTCCTTCCAGACCGGCAGCGAGGTCGATCGCAGACTGCGCCTGATGCTCTTCCTTTCCGCCCACTTAGGTGAGGAATATTCCTTGGAAGAACTTGCGGAACGCTTCATCGGCGAGCCCAAGACCGAGGACGAGAAGAAAAAGGGCGTCGCGGTCATCCGTAAGGACATCAACACGCTTACCACCGTTTCCGACGATGGCGAGATGGCCGGCAGCCAGTTCTTCGACATCGATTGGTCGCTGCTTGACGCCGATGGCATCGTTTCGGCCACCAATTCGCTGGGACTTGAACGCCTTGCGGGTATTTCGCAGCAATATCTGAGCATGCTCACGGCCTCTGTGAGCTACCTCGCGCATTCTTCCCTGCTTCCGATGGAACAGCGTGAGCAGGCTGAATCGCTCTATGTCCGCCTGCGTCAGCATGTCAAGCCGGGGGAGACCCCGTGGCTTAGCCTCACCGGTTATGAGGTTGAACCTCGCAGCTTCAGTGTGGTCAAGCGTGCCATTTCCACCGATTCGCTGCTTGATATGGAATACACCGATGGCACCGGCCGTACACGCCGCAAGCTTGTTGCACCTTCCAAGATTTTCGCGGACGAAGGTGTGTATTACGTTGCCGTATGGACGGATGTCGCCAAGGCAGCGCCAAAGGACGAAAAGAAATTCGTTTCCAAAGACACGACCATCAACAAGGCTACCGGCCAGCCACGCATCTGGCAGGTGCTGCGTCTTTCCCGCATCGAAAAGGCCGATCTGGTCCAGCCGACCGCTCAGCTTGATATCCCAGACGTTCCGGTGGCCGAGCTGCGCAAGTGGAGCTTCGACAACGGAACCCCGACCGTCTTCATCACTGACAAGCCGGATCTGCCGTTCATCAAGACGTTGCCTGGAGCCACGGTCGAACGTTGCGGCGACGGCGAGAAGGTGCATTTGACGGTTTCCTCGGATTCCTGGTTCGTGGCCTTCGCCATCGCACATGCGCGTCATATCACCGCGGTTGCGCCGGAACCGCTGCTGACGATGATCGTCGCCCGCGCACACCGCGAGCTGAGCCTTGAGAACAACAACCAGCAGGATCAGGCTTAA
- a CDS encoding DEAD/DEAH box helicase — MSHSHHYRHKKHSDLDSEDFNPSVDNGSEDAQQLSPSQRYAAFKKHSVYERSEAAKFARTLPFELDPFQIEANEALEAGENVLVAAPTGAGKTIVADFAMHLAQEKNVKAFYTTPIKALSNQKYHDLVDIYGSDHVGLLTGDTSINSEANIVVMTTEVLRNMLYENSETLRALRYVILDEVHYLADKFRGPVWEEVIIHLPKSVKIVGLSATVSNVEDFCAWIESVRGATKLVVSEKRPVPLEQHVMVQSDDQHEPELIDLYRHNKNGVQTDKLNAKLVDRIDQLDRKAASRAHEEWRGGKNRHRRGVEKRRRPGQVRRYTPRRWAVVDELNFMGLLPGIYFIFSRNGCDEAVEQCLRAGLELTTKDEVRRIRAIVDEMVEGELDHADLKALGFARFRYALEEGFAPHHAGMVALFRQIVERLFEEGLVKMVFATETLALGINMPARCVVIEKLEKFNGVDHVTLTPGEYTQLTGRAGRRGIDTIGHAVIVDHQGFVPATAASLSSKRVYPLHSSFKPTFNMAVNLLNSSSYETARDTLDHSFAQWEANESAEDLESRIQTLQKAVEGYEKAFACSHGDFKEFMTIRQKLSYLQKDERRHLKRRSFSSDKARTEAFLNLDRRIETLKTEESEHPCKSCPDFQNHLKWGHRWLRESKELRHARGRYESRTGSVARQFDQICKVLSSLGYLKEIRGNIDKHTSYEDSQASPSMVSNDEIATSIQKTNSQPAAQETRDYKLSMRGQLLRHLYSEYDLVLSEAITDGFLDGLEPEELAATLSALVYQARRGGDNEPRRYPGGPGGPVATSCRRLRDVFADVEMMREDADLDELEPLDFGLVDVMYDWARGEDLAQILHGTELTGGDFVRNAKRLSDVLQQISTADTYYKAGDPHLAENARKANKLVNRGIVAYSGVD, encoded by the coding sequence ATGAGTCATTCACATCATTACCGTCACAAAAAGCATTCCGATCTGGATTCCGAGGATTTCAACCCATCGGTTGACAACGGTTCGGAAGACGCGCAGCAACTTTCGCCATCACAGCGTTATGCTGCGTTCAAAAAACATAGTGTCTACGAGAGGTCCGAAGCGGCGAAATTCGCCAGAACTCTGCCGTTCGAACTCGATCCCTTCCAGATTGAGGCGAACGAAGCGCTCGAAGCCGGAGAAAACGTGCTGGTCGCGGCGCCGACGGGTGCTGGAAAGACCATCGTTGCCGATTTTGCCATGCATCTGGCGCAGGAAAAGAACGTGAAGGCGTTCTACACCACGCCGATCAAGGCTCTGAGCAATCAGAAATACCATGATTTGGTCGATATCTACGGCTCAGATCACGTAGGTCTTCTGACCGGCGACACTTCCATCAATTCGGAAGCCAACATCGTGGTGATGACCACCGAAGTGCTGCGCAACATGCTCTACGAAAACTCGGAAACGTTGCGGGCACTGCGCTATGTCATTCTCGACGAAGTGCATTATCTGGCCGACAAATTCCGCGGACCGGTGTGGGAAGAGGTCATTATTCACCTTCCCAAATCCGTCAAAATCGTCGGTCTTTCGGCAACCGTTTCCAACGTGGAGGATTTCTGCGCCTGGATTGAATCCGTTCGTGGCGCCACCAAGCTTGTCGTCTCCGAAAAGCGTCCGGTACCGCTTGAACAGCATGTCATGGTGCAGAGCGACGACCAGCACGAACCCGAACTCATCGACCTTTACCGTCACAACAAAAACGGCGTGCAGACCGACAAACTTAACGCGAAACTCGTCGACCGCATCGACCAGCTCGACCGCAAAGCGGCATCACGCGCACATGAAGAGTGGCGCGGCGGCAAAAACCGGCATCGCAGGGGAGTAGAGAAACGGCGCAGGCCCGGCCAAGTACGTCGCTATACACCCCGCCGATGGGCTGTGGTCGATGAACTGAACTTCATGGGGCTCTTGCCCGGTATCTACTTCATCTTCTCGCGCAACGGCTGCGATGAGGCCGTTGAACAATGCCTCCGTGCGGGGCTCGAGCTGACTACTAAGGACGAGGTCAGGCGTATCCGGGCCATCGTCGACGAAATGGTGGAAGGCGAACTCGACCACGCCGACCTCAAGGCGCTTGGCTTCGCTCGTTTCCGTTACGCGCTGGAAGAAGGTTTTGCGCCTCACCATGCCGGCATGGTCGCGCTGTTCCGGCAGATTGTCGAACGGCTTTTCGAAGAAGGCCTCGTGAAGATGGTCTTCGCCACTGAAACACTGGCACTGGGCATCAATATGCCGGCCCGCTGCGTGGTCATAGAAAAGCTCGAGAAATTCAACGGCGTTGATCATGTAACGTTGACTCCTGGCGAATACACGCAGCTCACCGGTCGTGCAGGCCGACGCGGCATCGACACCATCGGCCACGCCGTCATCGTCGACCATCAAGGCTTCGTGCCGGCCACTGCCGCCTCACTTTCCAGCAAGCGCGTCTACCCGCTGCATTCGAGCTTCAAACCGACCTTCAACATGGCCGTGAACCTGCTCAATTCCAGCAGCTACGAGACCGCTCGAGACACGCTCGACCATTCGTTTGCGCAATGGGAAGCCAACGAATCGGCTGAAGATCTGGAATCGCGTATCCAAACCCTTCAAAAAGCCGTAGAGGGTTATGAGAAGGCGTTTGCCTGCTCGCATGGCGATTTCAAGGAATTCATGACCATTCGCCAGAAACTTTCCTACCTGCAGAAGGACGAACGCAGGCATCTCAAACGCCGAAGTTTCAGCAGCGACAAAGCTCGAACCGAAGCGTTCCTCAACCTTGACAGGCGGATCGAAACACTGAAAACCGAAGAGAGTGAACACCCCTGCAAGTCCTGCCCGGACTTCCAAAACCACCTGAAATGGGGACATCGCTGGCTGCGAGAATCCAAGGAACTGCGGCACGCAAGAGGACGCTACGAATCGCGCACCGGTTCCGTGGCACGTCAGTTCGACCAGATCTGCAAAGTGCTTTCTTCGCTTGGTTATCTTAAGGAAATTCGCGGGAATATCGATAAGCATACTTCCTACGAAGATAGTCAAGCCTCACCTTCGATGGTGTCGAATGATGAAATTGCGACTTCAATACAAAAGACCAATTCCCAACCAGCAGCGCAGGAAACCCGGGATTATAAGCTCAGCATGCGTGGGCAGCTGCTTCGTCACCTGTATAGCGAATACGATCTGGTGCTCTCCGAGGCCATTACCGATGGCTTCCTGGATGGGCTCGAACCCGAAGAGCTCGCAGCGACTCTGTCCGCGCTCGTTTATCAGGCGCGCAGGGGAGGAGACAACGAACCACGTCGCTACCCCGGTGGTCCTGGCGGTCCCGTCGCCACGAGTTGCCGGCGCCTGCGGGACGTTTTCGCCGATGTCGAGATGATGCGCGAGGATGCCGATCTGGATGAATTGGAGCCGCTTGATTTCGGCCTTGTCGACGTTATGTATGACTGGGCCAGGGGAGAGGACCTTGCTCAGATTCTGCATGGCACCGAGCTGACCGGCGGCGACTTCGTACGCAACGCCAAGCGCCTTTCCGACGTCCTTCAGCAAATCTCTACCGCTGATACCTACTATAAAGCGGGCGATCCGCATTTGGCCGAAAACGCAAGGAAAGCCAATAAACTTGTCAACCGCGGTATTGTTGCGTATTCCGGAGTTGACTGA
- a CDS encoding RNA polymerase-binding protein RbpA translates to MAERSLRGMSIGAKSLESDENVDFAARTDVAYVCPKGHRTILPFAEGAEVPAEWECRCGEVAKREDANPDEVDEIKKPTRTHWDMLMERRTEDELKELLDKRLKMHREGWFPDYE, encoded by the coding sequence ATGGCGGAACGCAGCCTGCGCGGTATGAGCATCGGAGCGAAATCACTCGAATCCGATGAAAACGTTGATTTTGCAGCAAGAACAGATGTGGCTTACGTATGCCCAAAGGGTCATCGTACGATTCTTCCGTTCGCTGAAGGTGCCGAAGTTCCTGCTGAATGGGAATGTCGTTGCGGTGAGGTCGCCAAGCGAGAAGATGCCAATCCTGACGAAGTCGACGAAATCAAGAAGCCGACGCGTACCCACTGGGACATGCTCATGGAACGTCGTACCGAAGACGAGCTCAAGGAACTGCTCGACAAGCGTTTGAAGATGCATCGTGAAGGTTGGTTCCCGGATTACGAGTAA
- a CDS encoding MerR family transcriptional regulator: protein MGKTSKAKGGNSADLVQGELFSESSDEADTRGYRGTVASKVAGITYRQLDYWASKRILVPSIATSHGSGSRRLYSFKDVLILAVSKKLLDIGVNLQNVTSAIGFLSRHRTAELEHMTIICDGQDVKECENGDEVLKLIDEGTAVFGVSVGKLWHQVEAQLEQEKHVDITPGDSSVSALPVSPIDDIAAERMRQKLENQHLERAMQH from the coding sequence CTGGGCAAAACTTCGAAAGCCAAAGGCGGAAACTCTGCCGACCTGGTGCAGGGGGAGTTGTTCTCCGAATCGAGCGATGAGGCGGATACCCGGGGATACCGCGGAACGGTGGCTTCCAAGGTTGCTGGTATCACCTACCGCCAGCTTGATTACTGGGCCAGTAAACGAATCTTGGTCCCTTCCATTGCTACTTCACACGGCTCAGGTTCCAGAAGGCTGTATTCGTTCAAGGATGTCCTGATTCTTGCCGTGTCAAAGAAGCTGCTGGACATTGGCGTCAATCTGCAGAACGTCACCTCTGCCATCGGTTTTCTTTCTCGTCATCGCACCGCTGAGCTTGAACATATGACCATCATCTGTGACGGCCAGGATGTCAAGGAATGCGAGAACGGCGACGAGGTGCTGAAGCTGATTGACGAAGGCACTGCGGTTTTCGGAGTCTCTGTGGGGAAGTTGTGGCATCAGGTCGAGGCCCAGCTTGAGCAGGAAAAACACGTCGACATCACGCCCGGTGATTCCTCCGTTTCCGCGTTGCCTGTTTCGCCCATTGACGACATCGCCGCCGAACGCATGCGTCAAAAGCTCGAAAACCAACATCTTGAAAGAGCGATGCAACATTGA
- a CDS encoding FHA domain-containing protein, with translation MTNPIPSAGETTIIGMPAVNIPVTSTGDRPLTQDDLDTITKLSPGSALLISTRGAVSGSRYLLDEDEVSVGRDPHADILLDDSTVSRAHAVFRRSGNTFEVDDSGSLNGTYVNRQRVDRATLHNGDEIMIGKFRLVFFSPSAVVAQ, from the coding sequence ATGACTAATCCGATTCCAAGTGCGGGCGAAACGACCATCATCGGCATGCCCGCTGTCAATATTCCGGTCACCTCTACGGGCGACCGTCCTCTGACCCAGGATGATCTGGACACCATCACCAAATTGTCGCCGGGTTCGGCATTGCTGATTTCGACCAGGGGAGCGGTGTCCGGTTCCCGATATCTCCTCGACGAGGATGAAGTGAGCGTCGGACGCGACCCGCACGCCGACATCCTTCTGGACGATTCCACGGTTTCGCGTGCGCACGCGGTCTTCCGCCGTAGCGGCAACACCTTCGAGGTCGACGACTCCGGGAGCCTCAACGGAACGTACGTCAACCGCCAACGTGTCGACCGTGCGACGCTGCACAACGGTGACGAGATTATGATCGGGAAGTTCCGCTTGGTGTTCTTCTCGCCATCTGCTGTGGTTGCTCAGTGA
- a CDS encoding DUF881 domain-containing protein gives MAGIKKRNILNSMHIQHAQDRENDRTDTGSFPIVRKKPIRQIGGGIVTRLMTSLLIVLLCALLGFGYAIQLNNKTSSYETMSEEELTRLISETSTQVQNLQQRKTELTGQLNSLKASANKQQEAQRIAKENEDTSGILSGRLPAEGKGVIITISQGSKERIDAATMFQLLEELRNAGVEVMALDNVRVVTSTYISDTKKGLECDGEALKTPYKVKAIGDPQNLQNAVNIAGGVGSRFKVKFGADVTVTPSESVDISETRDVGQYQYAKTVE, from the coding sequence ATGGCAGGTATCAAGAAACGAAACATCCTCAACAGCATGCATATTCAGCATGCCCAAGACCGGGAAAATGACCGTACCGACACCGGCTCGTTCCCGATCGTGCGCAAAAAACCTATACGACAAATAGGCGGCGGCATCGTCACCAGACTGATGACCAGCCTGTTAATCGTCCTTCTGTGTGCGCTGCTGGGTTTCGGCTACGCCATCCAGCTCAACAACAAAACCTCCAGCTACGAGACGATGAGCGAGGAAGAACTGACCAGGCTCATCAGCGAGACCAGCACCCAAGTCCAGAACCTGCAGCAACGCAAAACCGAGCTCACCGGCCAGCTCAACTCGTTGAAAGCTTCCGCAAACAAGCAGCAGGAGGCTCAGCGCATTGCCAAGGAGAACGAGGACACCAGCGGTATCCTCTCCGGCCGTCTGCCCGCCGAAGGCAAAGGCGTCATCATAACGATCTCTCAAGGCAGCAAGGAACGCATCGATGCCGCCACGATGTTCCAGCTGCTCGAGGAACTGCGCAATGCCGGTGTCGAGGTCATGGCGCTTGACAACGTGCGTGTGGTGACTTCGACCTACATTTCGGACACCAAAAAAGGTCTGGAATGCGACGGAGAGGCATTGAAGACCCCGTACAAGGTCAAAGCCATCGGCGACCCGCAGAACCTACAGAACGCCGTCAATATCGCCGGGGGAGTGGGCTCGAGATTCAAAGTGAAATTCGGCGCCGATGTCACCGTCACCCCAAGCGAAAGTGTAGATATCAGCGAGACACGCGACGTCGGGCAATATCAGTATGCAAAAACGGTAGAATGA
- a CDS encoding small basic family protein yields the protein MAAVLGLIVGVIIGIFVKPDIPIVLQPYLPIMVVAALDALLGAARAYFERSFSDKVFVISFISNVLTATLLVLLGNQLGVGSQLQTAVIVVLGIRIFSNVSAIRRFIFKG from the coding sequence ATGGCAGCAGTGCTCGGTCTGATTGTCGGGGTCATCATCGGCATCTTCGTGAAGCCGGATATCCCTATAGTCCTGCAACCGTATCTGCCGATTATGGTCGTTGCGGCTCTCGATGCGCTTTTGGGTGCCGCAAGGGCCTATTTCGAACGTTCCTTCTCCGACAAGGTATTCGTCATTTCCTTCATTTCCAACGTTTTGACCGCAACGCTGCTCGTACTGCTCGGCAACCAGCTCGGCGTCGGCTCCCAGCTGCAGACCGCCGTCATCGTCGTGCTCGGCATACGAATATTCTCCAACGTCTCCGCCATCCGTCGCTTCATTTTCAAGGGCTGA
- a CDS encoding DUF881 domain-containing protein: MTKPERAPASFPVEIDEQPSKRRAVFSKAVQNVGSWHVVDADDTAALSSRHRRKVDDDSLRLIDDLTNRPLDPLFSDARLTQQKPRSAFSIWFTRIIVFIICIAVGFVGSVFVRQLNTDPRKQVRASLISELEQQNASLKKITTEVTDLHAKVVKQADSMPNAGPDSTLSQDEMVNGTLAVKGPGIVFTLADPVASGAANGATPRENSTSHIRVVTDADLQGIVNLLWKAGAEAIAINGYRIGVSTSVRTAGQTILIGVNQVTSPYKIEAIGDAKDLSEAMNSKSQPDLYRTLNAAGINPQISRSYSLKLPAAETTNVTEAKRSK, translated from the coding sequence ATGACAAAACCGGAACGAGCACCCGCTTCATTTCCCGTTGAAATCGACGAACAGCCGAGCAAACGCCGCGCGGTGTTCTCCAAAGCCGTCCAAAATGTTGGCTCTTGGCATGTCGTCGACGCAGATGATACGGCCGCGCTTTCTTCCCGGCACCGACGCAAAGTCGACGATGACAGCCTTCGGCTCATCGACGATCTGACCAACCGACCGCTCGATCCGCTGTTTTCCGATGCCAGGCTGACCCAGCAGAAACCACGCTCGGCATTTTCTATCTGGTTCACCCGCATCATCGTCTTCATCATCTGCATCGCGGTGGGTTTCGTCGGCAGCGTTTTCGTCCGTCAGCTCAATACCGACCCGCGAAAGCAGGTACGCGCAAGCCTTATTTCGGAGCTGGAACAGCAGAACGCGAGCCTCAAGAAAATCACCACCGAGGTCACGGACCTGCATGCCAAAGTCGTCAAACAGGCGGATTCCATGCCCAATGCCGGCCCGGATTCCACACTGAGCCAAGACGAAATGGTAAACGGTACACTGGCTGTCAAAGGTCCTGGAATCGTCTTTACTTTGGCCGATCCAGTGGCTTCCGGAGCGGCCAACGGTGCCACACCCAGGGAAAACAGCACGAGCCATATCCGTGTGGTCACTGATGCGGACCTTCAGGGCATCGTCAATCTGCTTTGGAAAGCGGGTGCCGAGGCGATTGCCATCAACGGATACCGTATCGGTGTCTCGACATCGGTGCGAACCGCAGGCCAAACGATTCTCATAGGGGTGAATCAGGTAACGAGTCCCTATAAGATAGAAGCGATAGGTGATGCAAAAGACCTGTCAGAGGCAATGAACAGCAAATCGCAGCCTGACCTGTACCGTACGCTTAACGCGGCCGGTATCAATCCTCAGATATCGCGATCCTATTCATTGAAACTGCCGGCGGCGGAAACCACCAACGTAACCGAAGCAAAAAGGAGCAAATGA